In Rouxiella sp. WC2420, the following proteins share a genomic window:
- the mobC gene encoding MobC family replication-relaxation protein: MLITAYSERQTRHREKIQRLLNFLKEETYSDFKTLMLLFGFRDHKSLYSLLSKVEGMGLIHKHVLVSRTMKISLWGITSDGLAVVLTPDDVLFPARFEPSKITGWTLEHHLDNQAARIILEQKGASGWINGDRTTFLSRYQASHRPDGLITLPSGTVIAIETERRLKTKARYQSIIASHLLARTRKDWIYVFYIVPDPQKKRGLERLFDSIRHVIVNHQHIPLETRHRNVFRIYTLDELQRLDLDNNI, translated from the coding sequence ATGCTGATAACCGCATATAGCGAACGCCAGACGCGACACCGCGAAAAAATACAACGACTGCTGAATTTCCTGAAAGAAGAAACGTACAGTGATTTTAAAACGCTGATGCTGCTGTTTGGCTTCAGGGATCACAAATCGCTGTATTCCCTTCTTTCAAAAGTCGAGGGAATGGGCTTAATACATAAGCACGTCTTGGTATCACGTACGATGAAAATTTCATTGTGGGGCATAACCAGTGACGGACTGGCCGTTGTGTTAACCCCCGACGATGTGCTTTTTCCGGCGCGGTTTGAGCCTTCAAAAATCACCGGCTGGACGCTGGAGCATCACCTTGATAATCAGGCGGCCCGGATTATCCTTGAGCAAAAAGGCGCATCCGGATGGATAAACGGCGATCGCACAACCTTCCTCAGCCGTTATCAGGCCAGTCACCGCCCGGACGGGTTGATCACCCTGCCCAGCGGCACCGTGATCGCCATTGAGACCGAGCGCCGTCTGAAAACCAAAGCCCGTTATCAGTCGATCATCGCCAGTCATTTGCTTGCCCGAACCCGTAAAGACTGGATTTACGTTTTTTATATCGTGCCGGACCCGCAGAAAAAGCGCGGTCTTGAACGGCTGTTTGACAGCATCCGGCACGTCATCGTTAACCATCAGCACATCCCGCTGGAAACCCGCCACCGGAATGTCTTCCGCATATATACGCTCGACGAGCTGCAACGGCTCGATTTGGATAACAATATATAG
- a CDS encoding type IV secretory system conjugative DNA transfer family protein, protein MILNKLAVSLSPIVNGALSFIAFIQQHQLMLALLSGLTMPFFASMRSDERQKAPLWQKLIIAFSLMCFLSGTMAPVVIWIFQWLYQGWVVASIPVLAWPVLITFTVTGFILHILLRRVLTPELDKIKKRLVRKTTLERELRTDVRTVKSLLPETLHYDPLDFIDLNKGLFIGMDRDIHPMYLPLKDWQKQHADIIGTTGAGKGVATGILLYQSILAGEGVFVMDPKDDEWAPHLYRKACEDAGKPFALIDLRKQAYQLNLIEEITADELEELFVAGFSLAEKGQESDFYRIDDRKAARLAAQFVTRNTASTIRDVYNGDYVQGIADKIKAFFGKIEELALLNAINAPNGFSLNKIFEEGGCCYVIGSMRNSKIITTQRMLLVRLYQLAERRERVKNVPRPIAIYLSELKYHLSRPALEGLGAARDKGVHIIMDHQSIADLKDCPADLKGDAVVGAVVENAKFKLVYRVMDPDTAEWVARMSGTILVDDEVRKAKTDAVLTETIDNERTIRQAERFFTDSNMILNLPDFVSFIFTTNTLPSASLISPIRVKKRELEICAVSPAIAANAATVNITLDFNEEETSPGPASTPDITTTRPDLFFDNTNEEDTTTPSADKEENPSLLDF, encoded by the coding sequence GTGATTTTGAATAAGCTGGCCGTTTCACTGTCGCCGATAGTGAATGGCGCGCTGAGCTTCATTGCTTTTATACAACAGCATCAGCTGATGCTGGCGCTGTTATCGGGGCTGACGATGCCGTTTTTCGCGTCGATGAGAAGCGATGAACGGCAAAAAGCCCCGTTGTGGCAAAAGCTGATTATCGCTTTTTCCCTGATGTGTTTTCTTTCCGGTACCATGGCCCCGGTTGTTATCTGGATTTTCCAGTGGCTTTATCAAGGCTGGGTAGTCGCCAGCATTCCCGTTCTGGCATGGCCGGTGCTGATTACTTTTACCGTAACGGGTTTTATTTTGCATATTCTGCTGCGCAGAGTATTAACTCCTGAATTAGACAAAATAAAGAAGCGCCTCGTCAGAAAGACAACGCTTGAACGGGAATTGCGCACCGATGTCCGCACGGTGAAATCCTTGCTGCCGGAAACACTGCATTATGACCCGCTGGATTTTATCGACCTGAACAAAGGGTTATTTATCGGCATGGACCGCGATATTCACCCAATGTATTTGCCGTTAAAGGACTGGCAAAAACAACACGCGGATATTATCGGCACCACCGGCGCCGGTAAAGGCGTTGCCACCGGCATATTACTTTATCAAAGTATTCTGGCCGGTGAAGGCGTATTTGTTATGGACCCCAAAGATGATGAATGGGCACCCCACCTTTACCGCAAGGCCTGTGAGGATGCAGGCAAACCTTTTGCCCTGATTGACCTGAGGAAACAGGCATACCAGTTAAATCTGATTGAAGAGATCACCGCCGATGAACTGGAAGAGCTTTTTGTTGCCGGGTTCAGCCTGGCAGAGAAAGGTCAGGAGTCAGACTTTTATCGCATTGACGACCGGAAAGCGGCCCGGCTAGCCGCACAATTTGTCACCCGTAATACTGCCTCTACCATTCGGGATGTGTATAACGGCGACTACGTTCAGGGTATTGCCGATAAGATAAAAGCCTTTTTCGGGAAAATTGAAGAGCTGGCCTTACTCAATGCCATCAATGCCCCCAACGGATTTTCGCTTAATAAAATATTTGAAGAAGGCGGTTGCTGTTATGTGATTGGTTCAATGCGCAACAGCAAAATCATTACCACTCAGCGCATGCTGCTGGTTCGCCTGTACCAACTGGCAGAAAGGCGCGAGCGAGTGAAAAACGTGCCCCGCCCCATTGCTATTTATCTTTCCGAACTGAAATACCATTTATCCAGACCCGCGCTGGAAGGCTTAGGCGCGGCACGCGATAAAGGCGTGCATATTATTATGGACCATCAGTCTATTGCCGATTTAAAAGACTGCCCGGCCGATTTGAAAGGTGACGCCGTTGTCGGCGCTGTCGTTGAGAACGCCAAATTCAAACTGGTTTATCGTGTCATGGACCCGGATACCGCTGAATGGGTGGCAAGGATGTCCGGCACTATATTAGTCGACGATGAGGTCCGCAAAGCCAAAACCGATGCCGTGCTGACAGAGACTATCGACAATGAACGCACCATCAGACAGGCCGAGCGTTTCTTTACCGACAGCAATATGATCCTGAACCTACCCGATTTTGTCAGCTTCATCTTCACGACAAACACTCTCCCCTCTGCTTCGCTGATTTCGCCCATCAGGGTGAAAAAACGCGAACTGGAGATCTGTGCCGTGTCGCCCGCGATTGCCGCCAACGCCGCAACGGTAAATATCACCTTGGATTTTAACGAGGAGGAAACTTCCCCCGGACCCGCATCAACGCCGGATATCACCACAACGCGACCCGATCTTTTTTTTGATAATACGAACGAAGAAGACACAACAACACCGAGCGCCGATAAAGAGGAAAACCCATCATTGCTGGATTTTTAA